The Oryza brachyantha chromosome 6, ObraRS2, whole genome shotgun sequence region ttttcaactgctaaacaatatattttttcaaaagttttttatataaaatagattttaaacctcttaaaaattaattctatcatttatatccatcaaaaaatcaaaaaaaaaattacatcttcatcttcatgcataagaaagaacacaacctataTATTAGAGGCAGTAGCAGCGGTGGCCATGGATGTTGATGGTATGTTGAAGCAGGCGTGATTTCTCGCCGAAACTGACGTCATGCGGCACAACGCTCCCCCGGTGTGCCAGAAGCGACACGTCCATGGGATAAGGATCCGAGCGGGAGACGTCCAGCCTCGACCACACCCTGCGCCGGAGGCTGTACGCGTCGATCCGGCCGTCTTGGCGCACCATCACCTCCTCACCCTCCGCGTCGCCATGCGCCACCTCTACCTGCGTCGCCGACGTGAACGCGGCCGACACGTCGTGCCTGTCGGGCATCACAAGGCTGACCCTGTCCGTGAGCCGCCAGCTCCGCAAGCTGGAACAGTGGTAGTCGTACAGCGCCCAGATCTCCATGGTGCTGGTCGCCGGTGCGATGACGACGGCGCAGAGCTTGCCGTTGGACAGGGCGACGATCCGCGATCTTGCCAGGTCTTCCTGCTTCCCTTGGAaggccggcggcgcctccaTCAGCCGGAACCTCTCGCGCGCCGGCTCGAACACGAGCACCTGCAGCCGTCGGTCCGAGGCCCGCCGCACCAGCCAGTGCAGGTTGCCGTGCAAGCTGACCGATCGGGCGCTGTGCATCTTGATAGAGATGGTTCTCGTCGCTTCTCCGCCTTGCACTTGATCTGCGTCGTCCAGCATGGGAATCTcgcgccagccgccggcggcgtcgtcgtccccgactcgcCAGACCCGGAAGACGGCCGGGACAAACAGGCCGAGAGTTGCCGCCTTGCCGACGGCATGGAGGAGGTGGAAGCGCATGGTGTCCGGGTGGGCGTAGGCGCCGATGATCACGCCGTGgcctccgtcgtcgtcgtcatatTCCGGGGGAGAGACGACGGTGCAGGCCCTGGTGAACGGGTTCCAGAGCACATACTCCCGGGGACGGAAGATGTTGAGCCAGCACAGAGGCAGGATCCAGCGGGAGCTCCCCATCGGAGGACCACCGCGCTCGATGCAGATCACGCCGTCCCAGGAGCCGAGGACCTGGCTGTCAAGGATGGAGAACGTCGGCGCGAGGAGCGTGAGGCCGAACCGACACGGCGGCGCCTCGTGGACGTCGCCGCGGAACAACGAGCCAATGAGCACGGCATCACGATTGGTGCCGTCGCCGGGATAGGCCGCccaggcggcgacgaccttggcaacggtggcggcggccgggcgctcggcgagcgcgcggcggaAGGTCGGGGCGGAGACGGTGGCGCGCCACGACTTGCAGACGGCCAGGCAGCGCACGACGCCGCACGCCGGCAGGCGGAGCAGGATCTCCTCGAGCAGTGCATCGGGTAGCCTGTCCATCGTTGGCAGGTCAAGCATGTCCCCGTTGTTTCCTGGATGCTTTATTATTTGTAGCGTGCATGAACGAGTCCCTGTAGAGATCGATAATCTGCCGAGATGAGATCAAAGCATGCATTGTGCTGTATTCATGTTATGCTTGAGGTGTCCGAACCTTATAGGAGAGAGTTCTTTCGTACAGAGATAGATCTGTTGCTAACCGTGTCCGTGGTGCAGGCGGGGATCGAACAGCCCGAATCCGCATACACAGATGAGGAAGAGAGACAAACGGATAATTTGTGGTCCAGTAATCACTTTGACGAAACAGACCCGGCACGACGAGCTGGGCAGCGGGGCGCAGGCGGCACGGCACGTCTTCCACTGGGACTGCGTCGGCCTGTGGATGGAGAGAAGCAacacttgcatgcatgcatgttaatATGTTACGCAGGTTGGAAATCACTCGCGCGAGGGCACGGAGTTGTGTAGTGGCGGaactaggaaaaaaaaattggatggGACAAGGCAAACGAACGTAATCCGTACTTATAAAAAAGAGCATTAATGATACCTTTTGTTTCAAATGAacgcatgcaaaaatatataattcacCATACATCAAGAAAGAGCAAAAcacatgtcaatttttttttaaaaaatgatgataCATTacttagatatctaaaattgatcGACTGTACTCGTACTAACGCTACGACTCAATctaataatgtaaataagatattataaattattttagatgtaATATTATATAAGCCAAGCATtcgaagttttttttttgtctatcaAACATTTGTTTATCTGATTATTTGAACAAACTCTGAtagaataataataaatcattagTTAATAATGATTACTGTAATTTTGCATAATTTATAGATTAGACCacattataattaattacatgttTTCAAGTTTTGACAATAATTGCAGAAGTTTTCATAATTCGACTAAATCTGTTTtgaaaacattaaaatatttCCCCGCAAAAACACATCTCCATTAGAGATATATGTATTATGACCCGGGGTCTCCAGTCCATCCTAGATTTGAGCACGTTCGTTCCAGATATATGGCAGCCGCCCGGCCGGCTAATCTGCAAGAGATCGGTCGAACAGATCGACTGGTTCCCCTGTGATCAATCTTACTTGGACGAACAAGCTACAGTTCGCAAGCTCACGCGCGCGCGTTGGCAC contains the following coding sequences:
- the LOC102722687 gene encoding uncharacterized protein LOC102722687 — translated: MDRLPDALLEEILLRLPACGVVRCLAVCKSWRATVSAPTFRRALAERPAAATVAKVVAAWAAYPGDGTNRDAVLIGSLFRGDVHEAPPCRFGLTLLAPTFSILDSQVLGSWDGVICIERGGPPMGSSRWILPLCWLNIFRPREYVLWNPFTRACTVVSPPEYDDDDGGHGVIIGAYAHPDTMRFHLLHAVGKAATLGLFVPAVFRVWRVGDDDAAGGWREIPMLDDADQVQGGEATRTISIKMHSARSVSLHGNLHWLVRRASDRRLQVLVFEPARERFRLMEAPPAFQGKQEDLARSRIVALSNGKLCAVVIAPATSTMEIWALYDYHCSSLRSWRLTDRVSLVMPDRHDVSAAFTSATQVEVAHGDAEGEEVMVRQDGRIDAYSLRRRVWSRLDVSRSDPYPMDVSLLAHRGSVVPHDVSFGEKSRLLQHTINIHGHRCYCL